The Peribacillus sp. FSL P2-0133 genome has a segment encoding these proteins:
- the gltX gene encoding glutamate--tRNA ligase, which translates to MSSDIRVRYAPSPTGHLHIGNARTALFNYLYARNKGGKFIIRIEDTDQKRNIEGGEESQLKYLKWLGMDWDEGVDVGGEFGPYRQSERNDLYQELYQELLDKGLAYKCYCTEEELEAEREGQVERNETPKYSGKCKHLTEEEQAELVAQGRKPSIRFAVPAGKVLTFKDMVKDEVSFEADGFGDFVIVKKDGIPTYNFAVAVDDHLMKISHVLRGDDHISNTPKQLMIYEAFGWEPPVFGHMTLIVNESRKKLSKRDESIIQFIEQYEELGYVPEALFNFITLLGWSPVGEEEIFTKEEFINLFDADRLSKSPALFDKQKLTWMNNQYVKQLDGNRAVELSMPHLIKAGKVSETLTAEEEEWVHGLVSLFQEQMSYGAEIVELSELFFMDEVVFEEEAKEVLAEEQVPEVMKAFLQEIDGLEEFNADEIKKSIKAVQKSTGHKGKKLFMPIRAAVTGQTHGPDLPKAISLLGKEKIKQRIQSILY; encoded by the coding sequence ATGAGCAGCGATATTCGAGTTCGCTATGCACCGAGTCCGACTGGACATTTACATATTGGTAATGCACGGACTGCTTTATTTAACTATTTATACGCACGAAATAAAGGCGGGAAATTCATCATCCGTATTGAAGATACCGACCAAAAGAGAAATATTGAAGGCGGAGAGGAAAGTCAGCTTAAATATTTGAAATGGCTTGGTATGGATTGGGATGAAGGTGTTGATGTTGGCGGTGAATTCGGGCCATATCGTCAATCCGAAAGGAACGACCTTTATCAGGAATTGTATCAAGAGCTTTTAGATAAGGGTTTGGCATATAAATGCTATTGTACGGAAGAAGAGCTTGAAGCAGAGCGTGAAGGACAGGTCGAACGGAATGAAACGCCAAAATATTCAGGGAAGTGCAAGCATTTAACTGAAGAAGAGCAAGCGGAACTAGTGGCTCAAGGAAGAAAACCGAGCATTCGCTTTGCCGTTCCAGCTGGGAAGGTCCTTACTTTCAAAGATATGGTTAAGGATGAGGTTTCGTTTGAAGCGGATGGCTTTGGTGATTTTGTCATCGTTAAAAAAGATGGCATTCCAACCTATAACTTTGCAGTGGCCGTCGATGATCACTTGATGAAGATTTCCCATGTCCTTCGCGGTGATGATCATATCTCCAATACTCCCAAACAACTGATGATTTACGAAGCTTTCGGCTGGGAACCGCCGGTATTCGGACATATGACGCTGATTGTAAACGAAAGCAGGAAGAAACTGAGTAAACGTGATGAGTCCATCATTCAATTCATTGAGCAATATGAAGAGCTTGGTTATGTACCTGAAGCTTTATTCAATTTCATTACATTATTAGGATGGTCTCCGGTCGGGGAAGAAGAGATTTTCACGAAGGAAGAATTCATTAATCTTTTCGATGCTGATCGGCTGTCTAAATCACCTGCACTTTTCGATAAACAAAAGCTTACATGGATGAATAACCAATATGTGAAGCAATTGGACGGAAATCGTGCAGTGGAATTGTCAATGCCTCACTTAATTAAAGCCGGGAAGGTTTCAGAGACACTGACCGCCGAAGAAGAAGAGTGGGTACATGGGCTAGTTTCCCTTTTTCAAGAGCAGATGAGCTATGGAGCGGAAATAGTCGAGCTATCTGAACTGTTTTTCATGGATGAGGTCGTGTTCGAAGAAGAAGCCAAGGAAGTACTGGCTGAAGAACAGGTACCGGAAGTCATGAAAGCTTTCCTTCAGGAGATCGATGGCCTTGAAGAATTTAACGCGGATGAAATCAAGAAGTCGATTAAAGCCGTACAAAAAAGCACAGGCCATAAAGGGAAAAAATTATTCATGCCGATAAGGGCGGCCGTCACGGGTCAAACACATGGTCCTGACTTGCCTAAGGCGATTTCATTACTGGGCAAAGAAAAAATTAAACAGCGTATTCAGAGTATTTTATATTAA
- the cysE gene encoding serine O-acetyltransferase — translation MLKVFKEDIEVVFDQDPAARSYLEVILTYAGLHAIWSHRMAHALFKKKFFFLARSISQISRFFTGIEIHPGATIGRRFFIDHGMGIVIGETCEIGDNVSVFQGVTLGGTGKEKGKRHPTIKDNVLIATGAKVLGSITVGENSKIGAGSVVLKEVPPNSTVVGIPGKVVIQDGIKINKDLNHCDLPDPIADRFKELDSEIRALRAKMAEQKQKERSL, via the coding sequence TTGTTAAAGGTGTTTAAAGAGGATATCGAAGTGGTTTTTGATCAAGATCCTGCTGCGCGCAGCTATTTGGAAGTCATATTGACGTACGCGGGTTTACATGCGATTTGGAGTCATAGGATGGCTCATGCACTATTTAAGAAGAAATTCTTTTTCCTGGCAAGAAGTATATCTCAGATCAGTAGGTTTTTTACCGGAATTGAAATTCATCCAGGGGCTACGATTGGCCGTCGTTTCTTCATTGACCATGGAATGGGGATCGTCATTGGCGAAACTTGTGAAATTGGCGACAATGTATCTGTCTTTCAAGGTGTAACCCTTGGGGGGACAGGAAAGGAAAAGGGAAAACGTCATCCTACGATAAAGGATAACGTTTTGATTGCTACAGGAGCAAAAGTGCTGGGTTCCATCACTGTTGGGGAAAACTCAAAAATCGGTGCAGGATCGGTCGTTTTAAAGGAAGTGCCACCTAATTCCACAGTGGTGGGTATTCCAGGTAAAGTGGTCATTCAAGATGGTATCAAAATCAACAAAGATCTAAATCATTGTGATCTTCCTGATCCAATCGCTGATCGCTTTAAGGAATTGGATAGTGAAATCAGGGCTTTAAGAGCGAAGATGGCTGAACAGAAGCAGAAGGAAAGGAGTCTATAA
- the cysS gene encoding cysteine--tRNA ligase yields the protein MAIKIYNTATRKKETFVPMEEGKVKMYVCGPTVYNYIHIGNARPAIVFDTVRRYLDYRGYDVQFVSNFTDVDDKLIRAAKELGEDVPTISERFIKAYFEDVSALGCKKADAHPTVMENMDAIIEFISALIEKGFAYESEGDVYYRTRKFEGYGKLSHQSIDELRVGARIEIGEKKQDALDFALWKTAKDDEISWESPWGKGRPGWHIECSAMVKKYLGDTIDIHAGGQDLAFPHHENEIAQSEALTGKTFANYWMHNGYINIENEKMSKSLGNFVLVHDIIQKHDPQVLRFFMLSVHYRHPINYSEEVLENVKASLDRLRTSYQNLKHRLQVSDGLTENNDVWLGKLNELHEQFIKEMDDDFNTANAISMLFELSKQANYYLMEKNTDKEVIDAFLDKFNILFSVLGLSLEEEGLLDEEIEGLIQQRIQARKDRNFGLSDEIRDRLKNMNIILEDTPQGTRWKRG from the coding sequence ATGGCGATTAAAATATATAACACAGCTACAAGAAAAAAGGAAACCTTCGTCCCGATGGAAGAGGGAAAGGTGAAGATGTACGTATGCGGACCCACTGTCTATAATTACATTCATATTGGTAATGCAAGACCGGCAATCGTATTCGATACCGTTCGTAGGTATTTGGATTACCGCGGATATGATGTGCAATTCGTTTCGAACTTTACGGATGTGGATGATAAGCTGATTCGTGCGGCAAAAGAATTGGGGGAAGATGTCCCAACCATATCAGAGCGTTTCATCAAGGCTTATTTTGAAGACGTGTCGGCGTTGGGCTGCAAAAAAGCCGATGCTCACCCAACCGTAATGGAGAACATGGATGCAATCATTGAATTCATCTCGGCATTAATTGAGAAAGGATTCGCTTATGAATCCGAAGGGGATGTGTATTACCGAACTCGTAAGTTTGAGGGTTATGGAAAACTTTCACATCAGTCCATCGATGAGCTGCGAGTGGGGGCACGTATTGAAATAGGGGAGAAAAAACAAGATGCCCTTGATTTTGCCCTTTGGAAAACGGCAAAGGATGATGAAATATCTTGGGAGAGCCCATGGGGTAAAGGGCGTCCTGGCTGGCATATCGAATGCTCCGCAATGGTCAAAAAGTATTTGGGTGATACAATCGATATTCATGCCGGAGGTCAAGATCTGGCTTTCCCGCATCATGAAAATGAAATTGCACAATCCGAAGCATTGACGGGTAAGACTTTTGCGAATTATTGGATGCATAACGGGTATATAAATATTGAGAATGAAAAAATGTCTAAGTCCTTAGGCAATTTCGTCCTTGTGCACGACATCATTCAGAAGCATGATCCACAAGTGTTACGCTTCTTTATGTTATCTGTACATTACCGTCATCCCATCAATTATAGTGAAGAAGTGCTTGAAAATGTAAAAGCGTCCCTCGATCGCTTAAGGACATCTTATCAAAACTTAAAGCATCGCCTTCAAGTTAGTGACGGATTGACTGAGAATAATGATGTTTGGTTGGGGAAGCTGAATGAATTACATGAACAATTCATTAAAGAAATGGACGATGATTTCAACACAGCTAATGCAATATCCATGCTCTTTGAACTTTCCAAACAGGCAAATTATTACTTGATGGAGAAAAACACAGACAAGGAAGTGATTGATGCTTTCCTTGATAAATTCAACATCTTATTTTCTGTCCTAGGGTTGTCCCTTGAAGAAGAGGGGCTTTTGGATGAAGAAATTGAAGGCTTGATACAGCAGAGAATTCAAGCGCGGAAAGACCGCAATTTTGGGTTGTCCGATGAAATTCGTGATCGCTTGAAAAACATGAATATCATATTAGAGGATACCCCTCAAGGTACAAGATGGAAAAGAGGGTAA
- a CDS encoding Mini-ribonuclease 3 — translation MLHYDSKVDAKMLNSLALAYIGDAVYETYIRHHLIQKGAVKPNLLHKKATSFVAAKAQNKIIHFFLESDWLSEEESAVVRRGRNAKSGTVPKNTDVQTYRYSTAFEALMGFLYLSGRIERMEELIKKSIEYIEEEKGSNP, via the coding sequence ATGCTTCATTACGATAGTAAGGTAGATGCAAAAATGCTGAACAGTCTTGCTTTGGCATATATAGGTGATGCTGTATACGAAACGTATATACGGCATCACCTCATTCAAAAAGGAGCGGTCAAGCCCAATCTACTACACAAAAAAGCTACATCTTTTGTAGCTGCTAAAGCGCAAAATAAAATCATCCACTTTTTCCTGGAGTCAGATTGGTTATCGGAAGAGGAATCCGCTGTCGTTCGGCGCGGCCGAAATGCAAAATCCGGTACGGTACCGAAGAATACAGATGTGCAAACGTATCGCTACAGTACAGCCTTCGAGGCACTTATGGGATTTTTGTATTTATCCGGTCGAATAGAAAGAATGGAAGAACTCATCAAAAAATCCATTGAATACATTGAAGAAGAAAAGGGGAGTAACCCATGA
- the rlmB gene encoding 23S rRNA (guanosine(2251)-2'-O)-methyltransferase RlmB has product MSEEYIIGRNPVLEALRSERDINKIWIAEGSQKGSMQPLIGLAKEKKVFVQIVPKKKIDQMAEGIHQGVIAQVAAYEYVELDDLFAKAAERDEAPFFMILDEVEDPHNLGSIMRTADAVGAHGIIIPKRRAVGLTATVAKASTGAIEYIPVARVTNLARAVEELKERGVWIVGTDAKGSDDYRNMDGKMPIGLVIGSEGKGMARLMKDKCDFLIRLPMAGQVTSLNASVAAGLLMYEVYRKRNPLGQ; this is encoded by the coding sequence ATGAGCGAAGAATATATCATTGGCAGAAACCCCGTATTGGAAGCACTTCGCTCCGAACGGGATATTAATAAAATTTGGATAGCCGAGGGCTCGCAAAAAGGCTCGATGCAACCACTAATCGGTCTGGCGAAGGAAAAGAAGGTATTCGTGCAAATCGTACCGAAGAAAAAAATTGACCAAATGGCAGAAGGCATCCATCAAGGCGTTATCGCACAAGTGGCCGCATATGAATATGTGGAGCTGGATGACTTATTCGCAAAAGCGGCTGAGCGGGACGAAGCACCTTTTTTCATGATCCTTGATGAAGTTGAAGATCCGCATAATTTAGGTTCGATCATGAGGACGGCTGATGCAGTTGGGGCCCATGGAATCATCATCCCAAAAAGAAGAGCGGTGGGCTTGACGGCAACAGTGGCAAAAGCTTCGACGGGTGCAATCGAATATATTCCGGTAGCTCGCGTTACAAATTTGGCACGAGCGGTTGAAGAGTTGAAAGAGCGAGGGGTATGGATAGTCGGTACCGATGCGAAAGGCAGCGATGATTACCGTAACATGGACGGAAAAATGCCTATCGGACTTGTTATCGGCAGCGAAGGAAAAGGCATGGCACGGCTAATGAAGGACAAATGTGATTTTCTCATCCGTCTCCCTATGGCAGGACAAGTAACTTCGTTAAATGCATCGGTAGCGGCCGGTTTATTGATGTATGAGGTTTATAGAAAAAGAAATCCTCTAGGGCAATGA
- a CDS encoding NYN domain-containing protein produces MNILLVDGYNIIGAWPELRELKERDLAAARDRLIEMMAEYQAFTGYRVIIVFDAQYVQGIARIFKNHKVDVIFTKENETADERIEKMAIELNNVKTQIQVATSDFTEQWVIFGQGALRKSARELLIEMEEIQGEIKKDVRKTTTIRPVAKIPLSEEVAEIFEKWRRGKI; encoded by the coding sequence ATGAATATTCTGTTGGTGGACGGTTATAACATTATTGGGGCTTGGCCGGAACTGAGAGAATTAAAAGAACGGGATCTTGCTGCTGCAAGAGACCGGTTGATAGAAATGATGGCGGAATATCAAGCATTTACCGGATACCGTGTAATTATCGTATTTGACGCTCAATATGTTCAGGGAATTGCCCGTATATTCAAAAATCACAAAGTTGACGTAATTTTTACAAAAGAAAATGAAACTGCGGATGAAAGAATAGAAAAGATGGCCATTGAACTGAATAATGTCAAAACGCAAATTCAAGTGGCAACCTCTGACTTCACGGAACAGTGGGTGATCTTTGGCCAAGGGGCCCTAAGGAAATCCGCTCGTGAACTGCTTATTGAAATGGAAGAAATTCAAGGCGAAATCAAGAAAGATGTACGAAAAACAACGACGATAAGACCTGTGGCCAAAATTCCTTTAAGTGAAGAAGTGGCAGAAATTTTCGAAAAATGGCGTCGAGGTAAAATTTGA
- the sigH gene encoding RNA polymerase sporulation sigma factor SigH: MKLNEKYLQFEDDELIGLVHTGDSEALDYLIQKYRNFVRAKARTYFLIGADKEDIVQEGMIGLYKAVRDFKGDKLSSFKAFAELCITRQIITAIKTATRQKHIPLNSYVSLDKPIYDEESDRTLMDIISGTKVLDPEELIINQEEFDDIELKMAELLSDLERKVLALYLDGQTYQEISEELNRHVKSIDNALQRVKRKLERYLEVREISL; this comes from the coding sequence ATGAAGCTGAACGAAAAGTATCTGCAGTTTGAGGATGATGAATTGATAGGGTTGGTGCACACTGGAGACAGTGAGGCGCTGGATTATTTGATCCAAAAGTATCGTAATTTTGTAAGAGCGAAAGCAAGGACTTATTTCTTGATTGGTGCCGATAAGGAAGACATCGTGCAAGAAGGTATGATTGGTTTATATAAAGCCGTCCGTGATTTTAAAGGGGATAAATTATCTTCCTTTAAAGCATTTGCAGAACTATGCATTACGAGGCAGATCATTACAGCTATCAAAACAGCAACACGTCAAAAACATATTCCGCTCAATTCCTATGTTTCCCTGGACAAGCCCATTTATGATGAGGAATCGGACCGAACTCTAATGGATATTATATCGGGTACGAAAGTTTTGGACCCGGAAGAACTGATCATCAACCAAGAAGAGTTTGACGATATCGAATTAAAGATGGCCGAGCTCCTGAGTGATCTTGAGAGAAAAGTGTTAGCTCTTTACCTGGATGGACAAACCTACCAAGAAATTTCGGAAGAGTTGAACCGGCATGTTAAGTCAATCGACAACGCCCTTCAGCGAGTGAAAAGAAAGCTCGAGCGCTATCTGGAAGTAAGGGAAATCAGTTTATAA
- the rpmG gene encoding 50S ribosomal protein L33, giving the protein MRKKIVLACTDCGSRNYSYESKQSTSGERLEIKKFCSTCNSHSIHKETK; this is encoded by the coding sequence ATGCGAAAAAAAATAGTTCTTGCATGCACTGATTGCGGTTCAAGAAATTATAGTTATGAGAGCAAACAATCGACAAGCGGCGAACGACTGGAAATCAAGAAATTTTGCAGTACATGCAACTCACACTCGATTCATAAAGAAACGAAATAA
- the secE gene encoding preprotein translocase subunit SecE, with product MKRFTEFFSGVAREMRKVSWPKRKELTKYTIVVVTTVLFMALFFTVVDLGISELIRLVIE from the coding sequence ATGAAACGTTTTACCGAATTTTTCAGCGGAGTCGCTCGCGAAATGCGAAAAGTAAGCTGGCCGAAACGCAAGGAGCTTACCAAATATACAATCGTGGTAGTAACGACTGTATTGTTTATGGCTTTATTCTTTACAGTGGTCGATTTGGGCATTTCCGAATTAATTCGCTTAGTTATTGAATAA